A stretch of the Gossypium hirsutum isolate 1008001.06 chromosome D07, Gossypium_hirsutum_v2.1, whole genome shotgun sequence genome encodes the following:
- the LOC107932283 gene encoding uncharacterized protein, producing MEPSQSQNETLPISSKESRVNRFKPIWRFFLISNLALGAYIFAQARRKNSSIADNKPAKKEEEHSKSETEADVSSDAVTDALVHEEPPILPIVAKPPKVLDPIPEDQQRELFKWMLEEKRKAKPSDPEEKKRINKEKAVLKQFIRTESLPRI from the exons ATGGAACCATCTCAATCTCAAAATGAAACCCTTCCTATCTCTTCTAAGGAATCCCGCGTTAACCGCTTCAAGCCCATTTGGCGATTTTTCTTGATTTCCAATCTCGCTCTTGGAG CGTATATATTTGCACAGGCAAGAAGGAAGAACTCAAGCATTGCTGATAACAAACCTGCTAAAAAAGAGGAGGAGCACAGCAAGAGTGAAACTGAAGCAGATGTTTCTTCTGATGCAGTGACGGATGCTTTAGTTCACGAGGAACCGCCGATCCTTCCAATTGTTGCAAAACCCCCAAAGGTTTTGGATCCCATTCCCGAAGATCAGCAGCGTGAACTTTTCAAGTGGATGttggaagagaaaagaaaagccaagCCTAGTGACcctgaagaaaagaaaagaattaataAAGAGAAGGCTGTTCTCAAACAGTTTATTCGCACAGAATCTCTTCCCAGAATTTGA
- the LOC107932281 gene encoding uncharacterized protein isoform X2, whose amino-acid sequence MGKTEYQTCDKGEFLFPLTTLHDNLIITLQGADGNEITHAVVETKLVVEKGVWDNIFSLEGGWHVHMKLQFVLSEEEHQRIRVMREAALKKKHEELCKSGHGSPERASIGYSEVSGPLESLSRSGLLADEDTKFDRSYPIQKQKNTDTVPLELENVNTSKKQGPAVKAHSNIKKMISAFEGSLNQDVKPSAKPPPTISRTRKIGIANSHLNDVETEKMVPPKVDVDAATATEINEDGNKSEKLRPRSENSEDPQDSIGPFGQVIKVIIMVGFATLVLLTRKRTYR is encoded by the exons ATGGGAAAAACAGAGTACCAGACTTGCGACAAGGGAGAATTCTTGTT TCCCTTGACAACCCTTCATGACAATTTGATTATAACACTTCAAGGTGCCGACGGGAATGAGATTACACATGCAG TAGTTGAGACCAAATTGGTGGTTGAGAAAGGTGTTTGGGACAACATATTTTCTCTCGAAGGAGGTTGGCACGTACATATGAAGTTGCAGTTTGTCCTCAGTGAAGAAGAGCACCAGAGAATCCGAGTAATG aGAGAAGCTGCACTAAAGAAGAAACACGAAGAGCTTTGCAAAAGTGGTCATGGAAGTCCCGAACGTGCTTCCATCGGTTACAGTGAAGTTTCAG GTCCACTAGAAAGTTTATCCCGAAGTGGATTGCTAGCCGATGAAGATACCAAATTCGACAGAAGTTATCCTATTCAGAAGCAAAAGAACACA GATACAGTTCCTCTAGAACTAGAGAATGTTAATACCTCCAAGAAGCAGGGACCAGCTGTGAAAGCCCATAGCAATATAAAGAAAATGATAAGTGCATTTGAGGGTAGTCTAAACCAG GATGTGAAACCTTCTGCTAAACCACCGCCAACAATATCTCGGACAAGGAAGATTGGAATAGCAAATTCACATCTTAATGATGTTGAGACAGAAAAAATGGTACCACCAAAG GTTGATGTTGATGCTGCCACTGCTACTGAGATAAATGAAGATGGCAACAAGTCTGAAAAGTTAAGACCACGGTCTGAGAATTCAGAGGATCCTCAAGACTCTATAGGACCTTTTGGACAG
- the LOC107932281 gene encoding uncharacterized protein isoform X1, whose amino-acid sequence MPGTIQVSVLDFKGLQSTSPSSQSVKVSMGKTEYQTCDKGEFLFPLTTLHDNLIITLQGADGNEITHAVVETKLVVEKGVWDNIFSLEGGWHVHMKLQFVLSEEEHQRIRVMREAALKKKHEELCKSGHGSPERASIGYSEVSGPLESLSRSGLLADEDTKFDRSYPIQKQKNTDTVPLELENVNTSKKQGPAVKAHSNIKKMISAFEGSLNQDVKPSAKPPPTISRTRKIGIANSHLNDVETEKMVPPKVDVDAATATEINEDGNKSEKLRPRSENSEDPQDSIGPFGQVIKVIIMVGFATLVLLTRKRTYR is encoded by the exons ATGCCGGGAACCATCCAAGTTTCAG TTCTGGATTTCAAGGGTCTCCAATCAACATCACCATCTTCACAATCAGTAAAAG TTTCCATGGGAAAAACAGAGTACCAGACTTGCGACAAGGGAGAATTCTTGTT TCCCTTGACAACCCTTCATGACAATTTGATTATAACACTTCAAGGTGCCGACGGGAATGAGATTACACATGCAG TAGTTGAGACCAAATTGGTGGTTGAGAAAGGTGTTTGGGACAACATATTTTCTCTCGAAGGAGGTTGGCACGTACATATGAAGTTGCAGTTTGTCCTCAGTGAAGAAGAGCACCAGAGAATCCGAGTAATG aGAGAAGCTGCACTAAAGAAGAAACACGAAGAGCTTTGCAAAAGTGGTCATGGAAGTCCCGAACGTGCTTCCATCGGTTACAGTGAAGTTTCAG GTCCACTAGAAAGTTTATCCCGAAGTGGATTGCTAGCCGATGAAGATACCAAATTCGACAGAAGTTATCCTATTCAGAAGCAAAAGAACACA GATACAGTTCCTCTAGAACTAGAGAATGTTAATACCTCCAAGAAGCAGGGACCAGCTGTGAAAGCCCATAGCAATATAAAGAAAATGATAAGTGCATTTGAGGGTAGTCTAAACCAG GATGTGAAACCTTCTGCTAAACCACCGCCAACAATATCTCGGACAAGGAAGATTGGAATAGCAAATTCACATCTTAATGATGTTGAGACAGAAAAAATGGTACCACCAAAG GTTGATGTTGATGCTGCCACTGCTACTGAGATAAATGAAGATGGCAACAAGTCTGAAAAGTTAAGACCACGGTCTGAGAATTCAGAGGATCCTCAAGACTCTATAGGACCTTTTGGACAG